Proteins encoded together in one Bacillota bacterium window:
- the rplU gene encoding 50S ribosomal protein L21: MYAIIETGGKQYRVKEGDILRVEKLEAEEGQVVELDRVLAISKEGQLICGTPLVAGAKAVVKVLSHGRGKKIIVFKYKPKKNYQRKKGHRQPFTQVLVEKIEA; the protein is encoded by the coding sequence ATGTACGCAATTATTGAAACAGGTGGAAAGCAGTACCGGGTTAAAGAAGGGGACATCCTGAGAGTTGAAAAGCTGGAGGCGGAAGAAGGTCAGGTCGTGGAACTTGATCGCGTGCTGGCGATCAGTAAGGAGGGGCAATTAATTTGTGGTACACCCCTGGTAGCCGGCGCAAAAGCGGTGGTTAAAGTGCTTAGCCACGGTCGAGGTAAGAAGATCATTGTGTTCAAATACAAGCCAAAGAAAAACTACCAGCGTAAAAAAGGTCATCGTCAACCCTTCACCCAGGTGCTCGTCGAAAAGATTGAGGCTTAA
- the rpmA gene encoding 50S ribosomal protein L27 yields the protein MTGFNLQLFAHKKGVGSSRNGRDSEAKRLGVKRHDGQYVTAGNILVRQRGTKIHPGLNVGIGKDDTLFALVDGYVKFERKGRGKKQVSIYTEIAAV from the coding sequence ATCACCGGATTTAACTTGCAGCTTTTTGCCCATAAGAAAGGGGTCGGTAGTTCCCGCAACGGGCGTGATAGTGAAGCCAAACGTCTTGGTGTCAAGCGGCATGATGGTCAATACGTTACTGCTGGCAATATACTGGTGCGTCAGAGAGGAACCAAGATTCATCCCGGCCTGAACGTAGGGATTGGCAAAGACGATACCCTGTTCGCTCTGGTTGATGGCTATGTGAAGTTTGAGCGCAAGGGTCGGGGCAAAAAGCAGGTCAGCATTTACACGGAGATTGCCGCAGTTTAA
- a CDS encoding DUF2344 domain-containing protein, with product MDKLPRYRVEYAKGQPVAYISHLDLAKTLERAARRAGLPLALSGGFNPHPKVSFGSVLPVGITGEHEYLDVELLSELPPQELKARWQEKLPPGLELREVRLVPTNAPALMSVIDCARYHVRVALLTSNTPDEIQTAIQKILAQESLVIERDSKKGVRQVDIRPGILALAGRIDNGRLDLDMLLRTGSQGNVRPEEVIQAIKHYAGLSVQTEGWRITRTGLYIGADKLVSPLELTS from the coding sequence GTGGACAAACTGCCGCGTTATCGCGTTGAGTATGCCAAAGGCCAGCCGGTAGCGTATATTTCCCACCTCGACCTGGCCAAGACATTGGAGCGGGCGGCCCGTCGAGCCGGCCTACCTCTCGCTCTATCAGGAGGTTTTAATCCTCACCCGAAGGTTTCCTTTGGCTCAGTTTTACCGGTAGGAATTACGGGGGAACATGAGTATTTAGATGTCGAATTACTTTCGGAGCTACCGCCACAGGAGTTGAAAGCCCGATGGCAGGAAAAGCTGCCGCCGGGACTGGAGCTGCGAGAAGTGCGTCTGGTGCCGACTAATGCCCCAGCTTTGATGAGTGTTATTGATTGCGCCCGTTATCACGTCAGGGTGGCACTGCTGACGTCAAATACGCCGGACGAAATACAGACAGCGATCCAGAAGATATTGGCCCAGGAGAGCCTGGTCATTGAACGCGACTCCAAGAAGGGAGTTCGTCAAGTTGATATCCGGCCGGGAATTCTGGCTTTAGCTGGTCGGATTGACAACGGGAGGCTTGATTTGGACATGCTCCTGCGGACCGGCAGCCAGGGGAATGTCCGGCCGGAAGAGGTAATCCAGGCCATTAAGCATTACGCGGGTTTATCAGTCCAGACTGAAGGATGGCGAATTACCCGGACTGGCCTATATATCGGAGCGGATAAACTAGTTTCTCCGCTTGAACTAACCAGCTAA
- a CDS encoding Rne/Rng family ribonuclease has product MLKEIIVHVFEGETRVAVMENQQLVEIFIERAVDHRLVGNIYKGRVENVLPGMQAAFVNIGLEKNAFLYVEDAIPLRQSDEEPGKTRGEPRVNIGNVLKVGQDILVQITKEPIGTKGARVTTHITIPGRYLVLMPTVDYIGISRRIENEEERERIKNLAEKVKPAGMGLIVRTVAEGVGEEQLELEVRGLVKLWKRIQQRSQVGPSPQLIHKELELIQRILRDIFTDDVDRLLINSRWAYKKVQEWLEIESPNLKNKVFLVEQDLFEKYGLDLELDRALKRKVWLKCGGYLVIDQTEALTAIDINTGKYVGSTNLADTVLKTNLEAAVEIPRQLRLRNIGGIIIIDFIDMDNPEDQAQVLKTLEMELSKDKTRSKILGLTQLGLVEMTRKKVQQGLDSILQRACPYCEGKGRVLSEETVMIQAKKRIMALAELTDAPAILVEAYPTVASLLIGSGGSQLRELERRTGKQLIIKGVEGFHLENFQVRGIFAQREIDELAVPVKVGQILEVKVEEPHAINPYDGIARLHGFVLDIEGAGTYIGEQVLVEITKVFRTYARAKLLANGSF; this is encoded by the coding sequence ATGTTGAAAGAGATTATCGTACATGTATTTGAAGGCGAAACCCGGGTGGCGGTCATGGAAAACCAGCAACTGGTGGAGATCTTTATTGAGCGGGCGGTCGACCACCGCTTAGTTGGTAATATTTACAAAGGCCGTGTAGAGAATGTGCTGCCAGGGATGCAGGCGGCGTTTGTCAACATCGGGTTAGAAAAGAATGCCTTTCTTTACGTTGAAGATGCTATTCCGTTGCGCCAGTCTGATGAGGAGCCGGGAAAAACAAGGGGGGAACCGAGGGTAAACATCGGCAATGTGTTGAAAGTGGGCCAGGACATTTTAGTCCAGATTACCAAGGAACCGATTGGGACAAAAGGGGCGCGGGTGACTACGCACATAACCATCCCTGGCCGCTACCTTGTTTTAATGCCAACAGTTGATTATATAGGGATTTCGCGCCGAATCGAAAATGAAGAAGAACGGGAGCGGATTAAGAACCTGGCGGAAAAGGTGAAACCGGCCGGTATGGGACTGATCGTGCGTACGGTGGCCGAAGGCGTGGGGGAAGAGCAACTCGAACTGGAAGTGAGAGGGTTGGTCAAACTGTGGAAACGTATTCAGCAGCGCAGTCAGGTCGGCCCATCACCTCAGTTAATTCACAAGGAACTGGAGTTAATTCAGCGGATATTGCGTGATATTTTTACTGATGATGTTGACCGTCTCCTGATCAATTCCCGATGGGCCTATAAAAAAGTGCAGGAGTGGCTGGAAATAGAGAGCCCTAACTTAAAGAACAAAGTATTTTTGGTCGAACAGGATTTGTTTGAAAAGTACGGTCTGGATCTGGAACTGGACCGCGCCCTCAAGCGAAAAGTCTGGCTCAAGTGCGGTGGGTACCTGGTGATCGACCAAACCGAAGCCCTGACGGCGATTGATATTAATACGGGAAAATACGTAGGGAGCACCAATCTGGCTGATACCGTGTTAAAGACCAATTTGGAAGCTGCGGTGGAAATTCCCAGGCAACTGCGCCTGCGTAATATCGGTGGGATTATTATTATCGACTTTATTGATATGGATAACCCTGAGGACCAGGCCCAGGTATTGAAGACATTGGAGATGGAACTCAGCAAAGATAAAACCAGGTCTAAAATCCTTGGGCTCACGCAGCTGGGACTAGTAGAAATGACCCGTAAAAAAGTCCAGCAGGGCCTTGACAGTATACTGCAAAGAGCTTGTCCCTATTGTGAAGGCAAGGGACGCGTTTTGTCTGAAGAGACGGTGATGATTCAAGCCAAGAAAAGGATCATGGCCCTGGCCGAGCTGACCGATGCCCCGGCGATTCTCGTTGAGGCTTACCCGACGGTGGCTTCCTTGTTGATTGGGAGTGGTGGTTCGCAACTCCGGGAATTAGAACGACGAACGGGTAAACAGTTAATTATCAAGGGGGTTGAAGGATTTCACCTGGAAAACTTCCAGGTCCGCGGGATATTTGCGCAGCGGGAAATTGATGAGTTAGCGGTGCCGGTTAAAGTTGGGCAAATTTTGGAGGTCAAAGTTGAAGAGCCTCATGCGATTAACCCTTATGACGGAATTGCCCGCCTGCACGGGTTTGTCCTTGATATCGAGGGCGCAGGTACCTATATCGGCGAGCAGGTACTGGTGGAAATAACTAAGGTTTTTCGTACCTATGCCCGGGCAAAACTGCTGGCTAACGGAAGTTTTTAG
- a CDS encoding TIGR03960 family B12-binding radical SAM protein, whose amino-acid sequence MGGLRLPLRSILTDQILSKVTKPTRYIGTEWNTVHKSWEKTPVKMAFAFPDLYEVGMSHLGLRILYGLVNEQPDFLLERVFAPWVDMEEELRRRGLPLFSLESYAPLREFDLIGFTLQYEMSYTNILNMLDLGQIPLRSADRTNDDPLVIAGGPCAFNPEPLADFIDCFVIGEGEEVLLEILGAIRELKSSRPGRPDRAVLLRRLAKIPGVYIPAFYQVAYGENGQVEEVKAREPMVPPRVIKRVIADLDRVYFPTRPIVPFMEIVHDRIMLELFRGCQRGCRFCQAGMIYRPVRERSPEILRRQAEELVKSIGYEEMSLTSLSSGDYCAIESLIKQLLNDYEKDGISISLPSLRIDSFSVNLAQEVQRVRKSGLTFAPEAGTQRLRDVINKNVTEDDLLQATNAAFAAGWSAVKLYFMVGLPTEERADLDGIADIALRVADLGTSWQKRGHIKKRIQVTVSTSCFVPKAHTPFQWEGQDPISVLQEKQDYLRQKLRDKRITYNWHDPSLSFLEAVFARGDRRLGRVLTAAWQKGCKFDSWSEHFKWDYWMAAFAECGLDPVWYAQRRIPYSERLPWDHIDSGVSKRYLQREHEQALAGIVTADCRYDACTGCGVCPTLEVDVQLKGGGQTAALSR is encoded by the coding sequence ATAGGGGGACTGAGGTTGCCACTACGCAGTATACTAACTGACCAGATTCTGTCGAAAGTAACCAAGCCAACTCGCTATATCGGGACTGAATGGAATACGGTCCATAAGTCCTGGGAAAAGACCCCAGTCAAGATGGCCTTTGCTTTCCCTGACCTGTACGAGGTTGGTATGTCCCATTTGGGTCTCCGCATTTTATATGGATTGGTCAACGAGCAGCCGGATTTTTTGCTGGAGCGAGTCTTTGCTCCCTGGGTGGACATGGAGGAAGAATTAAGACGACGCGGGTTGCCCCTCTTTAGCTTGGAGTCGTATGCTCCGCTGCGTGAGTTTGATCTCATTGGTTTTACGCTACAGTACGAAATGAGTTATACCAACATCCTGAATATGCTGGATTTAGGGCAAATCCCCTTGAGAAGTGCCGACCGGACAAACGACGACCCGTTAGTAATTGCTGGTGGTCCGTGTGCTTTTAACCCCGAGCCATTAGCTGATTTCATTGACTGTTTTGTTATCGGCGAAGGTGAGGAGGTCCTGCTGGAAATCCTCGGCGCGATTCGGGAACTCAAGAGTAGCCGGCCGGGCCGGCCTGACCGAGCGGTATTGCTTCGCCGGCTGGCGAAAATTCCGGGGGTATATATCCCAGCCTTTTACCAGGTTGCTTACGGAGAAAATGGGCAGGTTGAGGAGGTAAAGGCACGGGAACCGATGGTTCCACCTCGAGTAATAAAACGAGTGATTGCTGACCTGGACCGAGTCTACTTTCCAACCCGGCCGATCGTTCCATTTATGGAAATCGTCCACGACCGCATCATGTTAGAACTGTTTCGGGGATGTCAGCGCGGCTGCCGCTTCTGCCAGGCTGGCATGATTTACCGCCCGGTGCGGGAACGCTCGCCGGAGATTCTCCGCCGGCAGGCTGAAGAACTGGTCAAGAGCATCGGCTATGAGGAGATGTCCCTGACTTCTTTAAGTTCAGGTGATTACTGCGCGATTGAATCACTCATTAAACAGTTGCTTAATGATTATGAGAAAGATGGGATAAGTATTTCACTGCCTTCTTTAAGGATTGATTCCTTTTCAGTCAACTTGGCGCAGGAGGTCCAGCGAGTCAGAAAAAGCGGGCTGACCTTTGCTCCCGAAGCCGGGACCCAACGCCTGCGCGACGTAATCAACAAGAATGTGACCGAAGATGATCTGCTTCAGGCAACAAATGCGGCCTTTGCCGCCGGTTGGTCAGCTGTCAAGTTGTATTTCATGGTCGGCTTACCTACCGAGGAACGGGCCGATTTGGATGGAATTGCCGATATTGCCCTTCGGGTAGCTGATCTGGGCACCAGTTGGCAGAAGCGGGGGCACATTAAGAAGAGGATTCAGGTAACGGTGAGCACTTCCTGTTTTGTCCCCAAAGCCCACACCCCATTTCAGTGGGAAGGGCAGGACCCGATTTCTGTTTTGCAGGAAAAGCAGGATTATCTGCGCCAGAAACTGCGAGATAAACGAATCACCTACAATTGGCACGATCCTTCTTTAAGCTTTTTAGAGGCGGTATTCGCCCGGGGAGATCGCCGACTGGGACGGGTGTTAACAGCGGCCTGGCAGAAAGGTTGTAAGTTTGACAGTTGGTCCGAACATTTTAAGTGGGATTACTGGATGGCGGCCTTTGCTGAGTGTGGCCTTGACCCCGTTTGGTATGCCCAGCGGCGGATTCCATACTCAGAAAGGCTTCCCTGGGACCATATTGACAGCGGTGTCTCGAAAAGGTATCTGCAGCGTGAGCATGAACAGGCCCTGGCGGGTATTGTTACCGCTGATTGCCGTTATGATGCCTGTACCGGCTGTGGGGTATGTCCTACCCTGGAAGTGGATGTTCAGTTAAAAGGGGGTGGACAAACTGCCGCGTTATCGCGTTGA
- a CDS encoding ribosomal-processing cysteine protease Prp: MVNVQFFYNEQGEIIGFEVEGHAEYAPYGEDIVCAALSVLAQTTVLGLQYHLPEPPDFKISDGFVRCFLPERLKQRDQENAKIIVETMRLGMETIQKSYPRNVKVFKRRWTA, encoded by the coding sequence ATGGTTAATGTTCAGTTCTTTTATAATGAGCAGGGGGAAATTATTGGTTTCGAAGTAGAAGGGCATGCCGAGTACGCTCCTTACGGAGAAGATATTGTCTGCGCGGCGCTGTCGGTTTTAGCGCAGACCACGGTTTTAGGACTGCAGTATCATCTGCCCGAGCCGCCAGACTTTAAGATAAGCGATGGCTTTGTGCGCTGCTTTCTGCCGGAGCGCTTAAAACAGCGTGACCAGGAGAATGCCAAGATTATTGTGGAAACAATGCGATTAGGTATGGAAACGATTCAAAAAAGCTATCCCCGGAACGTAAAAGTGTTTAAGAGGAGGTGGACTGCGTGA
- a CDS encoding peptidase M50, protein MKLGKALGVQVTFNNFFLLLIFIYIWLGKFPQVLSIFALVFLHELAHVVVARGYGLKVVEIELLPFGGVAKIVDLFDADLVVETYIALAGPMSNFFMAGLAWSLQRFGLTEHPLLPWCFYTNLVLGLFNLLPVLPLDGGRIYRAYLARRLGWKRATEKVAGLGQLLGVVFAGLGGLIFAWDISQFHLLLLAGFLFYAATREKNLAIYLLWRHLTRKKRELAQRGVLEVRQLAVCENVPLQEIVKTFVPNKFHLIAVIEPNGRLMTTLTEIEVIDQIFGLGSHRTIAELIRGNKVNS, encoded by the coding sequence ATGAAGCTGGGCAAGGCGTTGGGGGTGCAGGTTACCTTCAACAACTTTTTCTTGCTCCTGATTTTTATTTATATCTGGCTAGGTAAGTTTCCCCAAGTTTTATCAATCTTTGCTCTGGTATTCCTGCACGAATTGGCCCACGTGGTTGTGGCGCGAGGTTACGGCTTGAAAGTTGTCGAAATCGAGTTATTGCCTTTTGGGGGAGTTGCCAAAATCGTCGATCTTTTCGATGCCGATCTAGTGGTCGAAACGTACATTGCTCTGGCCGGGCCCATGAGCAATTTTTTTATGGCTGGACTTGCTTGGTCACTCCAGCGGTTCGGCCTGACCGAGCATCCCCTGCTTCCCTGGTGCTTCTACACCAATCTGGTCCTGGGCTTGTTTAATCTTTTGCCAGTGTTGCCTTTAGATGGAGGGAGAATTTACCGCGCATACTTGGCCAGAAGGCTTGGCTGGAAACGGGCGACGGAAAAAGTAGCGGGACTTGGCCAGTTGCTCGGCGTGGTTTTTGCTGGTCTTGGTGGGTTAATTTTTGCGTGGGACATCAGTCAATTTCACCTGTTGCTGCTGGCCGGCTTCCTTTTTTATGCGGCAACCAGAGAAAAGAATCTGGCCATTTACTTGCTCTGGCGTCACCTTACGCGCAAGAAGCGAGAACTGGCGCAAAGAGGGGTATTAGAAGTGAGACAACTGGCGGTTTGTGAAAACGTCCCCCTGCAGGAGATCGTGAAGACTTTTGTTCCCAATAAATTTCACTTGATTGCGGTAATTGAGCCAAACGGCCGATTAATGACAACGCTCACAGAAATTGAGGTGATTGATCAAATATTTGGTTTGGGCAGTCACCGGACCATCGCTGAGCTAATACGGGGGAACAAGGTTAATTCATGA